A genome region from Panicum virgatum strain AP13 chromosome 4K, P.virgatum_v5, whole genome shotgun sequence includes the following:
- the LOC120705244 gene encoding ervatamin-B-like, producing the protein MRPPRSLAPAAAALLALTVALASAAAARHPYATVPPPAKRADAEVRRMYAAWKSEHGRQRAPAGNCDLAGGEEEDRLRLEVFRDNLRYIDAHNAEADAGLHTFRLGLTPFADLTVEEYRGRVLGFRSRRGAARRAGSTRYLRRHGDQLPDAVDWRLLGAVTEVKNQEQCGGCWAFSAVAAMEGINSIVTGNLVSLSEQEVIDCDGQDNGCNGGEMQNAFQFVIDNGGIDTEADYPFTGTDGTCDANRVNEKVVTIDYFVDVATNNETALQEAVASQPVSVAIDAAGRAFQHYQSGIFNGPCGTRLDHGVTAVGYGSENGRDFWIVKNSWSDGWGEGGYIRMARNVPSPRGKCGIAMDPSYPVKYSSNSNSNPAARAAMAVLEMVVA; encoded by the exons ATGCGTCCACCACGCTCCctggcgcccgccgccgcggcgctgctcgcGCTCACGGTGGCGctggcctccgccgcggcggcccgccACCCCTACGCCaccgtcccgccgccggcgaagcgGGCGGACGCGGAGGTGCGGCGCATGTACGCGGCGTGGAAGTCGGAGCACGGCCGCCAGCGCGCGCCCGCCGGCAACTGCGaccttgccggcggcgaggaggaggaccggCTGCGCCTGGAGGTGTTCCGCGACAACCTCCGCTACATCGACGCCCACAACGCGGAGGCGGACGCCGGGCTCCACACCTTCCGACTCGGCCTCACCCCCTTCGCAGACCTCACCGTCGAGGAGTACCGCGGCCGCGTCCTCGGCTTCCgcagccggcgcggcgcggcgcgccgggccGGGAGCACCCGCTACCTTCGCCGCCACGGCGACCAGCTCCCCGACGCCGTCGACTGGCGCCTGCTCGGTGCCGTCACCGAGGTCAAGAACCAAGAGCAATGCG GTGGGTGCTGGGCGTTCTCGGCAGTGGCAGCCATGGAGGGGATCAACTCGATCGTGACGGGCAACCTCGTCTCCCTGTCGGAGCAGGAGGTGATCGACTGCGACGGCCAGGACAACGGATGCAACGGCGGAGAGATGCAGAACGCCTTCCAGTTCGTCATCGACAACGGCGGGATCGACACCGAGGCCGACTACCCATTCACCGGAACCGACGGCACTTGTGACGCCAACCGG GTGAATGAGAAGGTTGTGACCATAGACTACTTCGTGGATGTGGCGACCAACAACGAGACGGCGTTGCAGGAGGCGGTGGCGAGCCAGCCCGTTAGCGTCGCCATTGATGCCGCCGGTCGCGCATTCCAGCACTACCAGTCG GGCATCTTCAACGGGCCCTGCGGGACGAGGCTGGACCACGGCGTGACGGCGGTGGGCTACGGTAGCGAGAACGGCAGGGACTTCTGGATCGTGAAGAACTCGTGGAGCGACGGCTGGGGCGAGGGCGGATACATCCGGATGGCGCGCAACGTGCCCTCGCCCAGGGGCAAGTGCGGCATCGCCATGGACCCGTCGTACCCGGTGAAGTACAGCTCCAACTCCAACAGCAacccggcggccagggcggccatggctgtgctggagatggtcgTTGCTTAG